A genomic stretch from Dissulfurispira thermophila includes:
- a CDS encoding diguanylate cyclase has product MKVLIAGSTDDVEDIMSSILLEEGYDCVFVKDSKEVIDNIYVEQPDVIILDILLSNPSSLEILSQLKSAPSTRGIPVILIASKRSRLKLVKGYELGAYDYISRPFFKQEILSRIKNITFACDRIKELEKLLDRDYLTGLYNRRFFMERFLEEIAWSVRYKEPLSLMMLDIDFFKRINDTYGHGCGDEILKQISSALLSVLRAEDIVARYGGEEFIILLPNTSAEGAITAAEKLRATVQNRTFVCKDSNNGDMRLSVTISIGVTIYNGETELSPDRLIGQADGALYSAKESGRNRVVVYKGT; this is encoded by the coding sequence ATGAAGGTTTTAATTGCTGGCAGTACAGATGATGTAGAAGATATTATGAGCAGCATACTGCTTGAAGAGGGCTATGACTGTGTATTTGTAAAGGATAGCAAGGAAGTTATTGACAATATTTATGTTGAACAACCTGATGTTATTATTCTTGACATATTACTTTCTAATCCGAGCAGTCTTGAAATATTAAGCCAACTGAAGTCAGCACCTTCTACAAGAGGCATCCCTGTAATTCTTATTGCCTCTAAAAGGTCTCGTCTCAAATTAGTAAAGGGATATGAACTTGGTGCATATGACTACATCTCGCGCCCTTTTTTTAAGCAAGAGATTTTATCAAGAATCAAAAATATTACATTTGCATGCGACAGGATTAAAGAACTCGAAAAACTTCTGGATAGGGATTATCTCACAGGCCTCTATAATCGCAGGTTTTTTATGGAGAGATTTCTTGAAGAGATTGCATGGTCTGTCAGGTATAAAGAACCCCTGTCTCTGATGATGCTCGACATAGACTTCTTTAAAAGAATAAATGATACTTATGGGCATGGCTGTGGAGATGAGATATTGAAGCAGATATCCAGTGCTTTATTATCTGTGTTGAGGGCAGAAGATATAGTTGCAAGATATGGAGGAGAAGAGTTTATTATATTATTGCCAAATACCAGTGCTGAAGGTGCTATTACTGCTGCTGAAAAATTAAGGGCAACTGTGCAAAATAGGACATTTGTTTGCAAAGACAGCAACAATGGCGATATGCGACTGTCTGTTACGATCAGCATAGGTGTTACTATATACAATGGTGAGACAGAACTCTCACCTGACAGGCTCATCGGACAGGCTGACGGCGCACTGTATAGTGCAAAGGAAAGTGGAAGGAACCGTGTTGTTGTATATAAAGGGACATAG
- a CDS encoding anthranilate synthase component I family protein: protein MKLNINKRDFLYAVKNGSIPSLYIEIPYADPHIIYESIGCRENSILLESVKGPYKIARYSFIAFDPYLVFRVKNGEVNIEAIYEGCETWRNTVSFRNPIERLKELVMAYPQRYAIELPPFQGGAIGLLSYDFVRYIENLPETAIDDLFIPDAHFFMVDRVIAFDHQQQRAWKILSPGARDTGLGYRDISHIDWHKAYEKASEELFISSQYYSTNARRISPDAQRILLNYEMSKEQYMHIVRRAKEYIAAGDIFQANLSQRIAAEIGDRDPWEIYKVLRRVNPSPFSAYADFGSYQIVSSSPERLIRVKDDVVETRPIAGTRPRGKDFRENEQMRAELLLNEKERAEHIMLIDLERNDIGRVSRYGSVVVDELMITEDYSHVIHIVSNVRGILEKGKTCFDVIKAVFPGGTITGVPKVRCMEIIDELEPVRRGPYTGSLGYIGFSCNMDMNIIIRTFVIKEGVAYVQAGAGIVADSDPEREYYETLKKAEALIKTLEII, encoded by the coding sequence ATGAAGTTAAATATAAACAAAAGAGATTTCTTATATGCAGTCAAAAATGGCAGTATTCCTTCACTTTATATAGAGATCCCTTATGCTGATCCTCATATTATTTATGAATCCATTGGTTGTAGGGAAAATTCTATCCTCCTTGAAAGTGTAAAGGGTCCATATAAGATAGCCAGATACTCTTTTATTGCTTTTGACCCATATCTTGTTTTTAGAGTTAAAAATGGAGAGGTAAATATAGAGGCAATTTATGAAGGATGCGAGACATGGCGTAATACTGTTTCTTTCAGAAATCCGATAGAGAGATTAAAGGAACTTGTAATGGCATATCCACAGAGATATGCCATAGAACTTCCTCCGTTTCAAGGAGGGGCTATAGGATTGTTAAGTTATGATTTTGTAAGGTATATCGAAAACTTGCCTGAAACTGCTATTGATGACCTCTTTATTCCTGATGCACATTTCTTTATGGTTGATAGAGTAATTGCTTTTGATCATCAACAGCAAAGGGCATGGAAAATACTTTCTCCCGGTGCAAGGGATACAGGGCTTGGATATAGAGACATTTCACATATTGATTGGCACAAGGCATATGAAAAAGCGAGTGAAGAATTATTTATTAGTAGTCAGTATTATTCGACAAATGCGCGGCGCATTAGTCCTGATGCGCAACGCATATTACTTAATTACGAAATGTCAAAAGAGCAATATATGCATATTGTCAGGAGAGCAAAGGAATATATTGCTGCTGGAGACATATTTCAGGCAAATCTTTCGCAAAGGATTGCAGCCGAAATAGGTGATAGGGATCCGTGGGAAATCTATAAAGTGCTCAGGAGAGTTAATCCATCTCCATTTTCAGCATATGCTGATTTTGGAAGTTATCAAATTGTTAGTTCATCGCCTGAAAGATTAATAAGAGTAAAAGATGATGTTGTAGAAACAAGACCTATTGCAGGTACAAGGCCAAGAGGTAAGGACTTCAGAGAAAATGAACAGATGAGAGCAGAGCTTTTATTGAATGAAAAAGAAAGGGCAGAGCATATAATGCTTATAGACCTCGAAAGGAATGATATTGGAAGAGTTTCAAGATATGGTAGTGTGGTAGTGGATGAGTTAATGATTACAGAAGATTATTCTCATGTCATTCACATTGTTTCTAATGTAAGAGGCATCCTCGAAAAAGGCAAAACCTGTTTTGATGTGATAAAGGCTGTTTTCCCGGGTGGTACTATTACAGGTGTGCCAAAGGTAAGGTGTATGGAAATAATTGACGAACTCGAACCTGTTAGAAGAGGTCCTTATACAGGCTCTCTTGGTTATATAGGTTTTTCTTGCAATATGGATATGAATATTATCATAAGGACATTTGTTATAAAAGAAGGCGTTGCATATGTTCAGGCTGGTGCTGGAATTGTTGCTGATTCCGACCCAGAAAGGGAATATTACGAGACTCTTAAAAAGGCAGAGGCGCTTATAAAGACATTGGAAATCATATAA
- the pyrF gene encoding orotidine-5'-phosphate decarboxylase, translating to MPWKEKLIIALDVSDARHALNIVDMLGDYASVFKVGFELFVSAGPGIVKDINNKGKKVFLDLKFHDIPNTVTKAALAAVRLGVYMFNVHTSGGYDMMKRCSDSVSELCIKENIQKPKIIGVTVLTSLDNSALKNELFISHGIKTHVRHLSLLAQKAGLDGVVASPHEISMIKQHCGKDFLVVTPGIRPSWVAPDDQKRTTTPKEALKSGADYIVMGRGILKQEDPIKALELISLEMLTA from the coding sequence ATGCCGTGGAAGGAAAAACTGATCATTGCCCTTGATGTATCAGATGCAAGACATGCACTGAATATTGTGGATATGCTTGGTGATTATGCATCTGTATTTAAGGTTGGCTTTGAACTTTTTGTTTCAGCGGGTCCTGGTATAGTTAAGGATATTAATAACAAGGGCAAGAAGGTATTTTTAGATCTGAAGTTTCATGATATTCCCAATACTGTCACAAAAGCAGCACTTGCAGCAGTAAGACTTGGTGTGTATATGTTTAATGTCCATACATCAGGTGGATATGATATGATGAAGCGGTGCAGTGATTCTGTTTCTGAATTGTGTATTAAGGAAAATATTCAAAAACCAAAGATAATAGGCGTTACTGTGTTGACAAGTCTTGATAACAGTGCTTTGAAAAATGAACTCTTTATTTCTCATGGCATCAAAACACATGTAAGACATTTATCACTGCTGGCACAAAAGGCTGGACTCGATGGAGTTGTTGCCTCGCCTCATGAGATTTCTATGATAAAGCAGCACTGTGGAAAGGATTTCCTTGTGGTCACGCCAGGTATCAGACCTTCGTGGGTAGCACCTGATGACCAGAAAAGGACAACAACACCAAAAGAGGCACTAAAAAGCGGAGCAGATTATATTGTCATGGGAAGGGGGATATTGAAACAAGAAGACCCTATCAAGGCACTGGAGCTTATCTCTTTAGAAATGCTTACAGCATAA
- the dcd gene encoding dCTP deaminase codes for MVKNDRWIKEMAQKGMIEPFGKKQVRKGVISYGVSSYGYDMRISDEFKIFTNINNTVVDPKNFDPKSFVDYKGDVCIIPPNSFVLASSLEYFRIPRDVLVICLGKSTYARCGLVVNVTPLEPEWEGHVTIEISNTTPLPAKIYANEGIAQLIFLQAAELCEVSYKDKSGKYQAQKGITLPRM; via the coding sequence ATGGTTAAAAATGACAGGTGGATAAAGGAGATGGCTCAAAAAGGGATGATAGAGCCTTTCGGTAAAAAGCAAGTTCGAAAGGGTGTTATTTCATACGGTGTTAGCTCATATGGTTATGATATGAGGATAAGTGATGAATTTAAGATATTCACAAATATAAATAACACTGTTGTTGACCCAAAGAATTTTGATCCAAAGAGCTTTGTTGACTATAAAGGAGATGTCTGTATTATACCTCCAAATTCTTTTGTCCTTGCCAGCTCCCTGGAATATTTCAGGATTCCAAGAGATGTGCTGGTGATATGTCTTGGCAAGTCAACATATGCGAGGTGTGGGCTTGTTGTAAATGTTACTCCTCTTGAGCCAGAGTGGGAAGGTCATGTAACAATAGAGATTTCTAATACTACACCTCTACCAGCAAAGATATATGCTAACGAAGGCATAGCACAACTGATATTCTTACAGGCAGCAGAATTATGTGAGGTTTCTTACAAAGACAAGTCAGGAAAATATCAAGCACAAAAAGGAATAACACTTCCGAGGATGTAA
- a CDS encoding nucleotidyltransferase domain-containing protein, with product MKISNDIKKLKEALNNFKRDGKVLLAYLYGSYAAGLEHERSDIDIAVYINAKDEKEMDDIIDAILMASDKQIEILRLDDEDESPFIVQSALKGMPLIEPDEDTLYMVTHRVLHEAEGIRYKRSVEMVA from the coding sequence ATGAAAATTTCTAATGACATAAAAAAATTAAAGGAAGCGTTGAATAATTTTAAGAGAGACGGCAAGGTATTGCTTGCCTACCTTTATGGTTCATATGCTGCTGGATTAGAGCATGAGAGGTCTGATATTGATATTGCAGTCTATATCAATGCAAAAGACGAAAAAGAGATGGATGATATTATTGATGCAATCCTTATGGCCTCTGATAAACAAATAGAGATATTGAGACTGGACGATGAAGACGAATCGCCTTTTATAGTCCAGTCGGCGCTGAAAGGGATGCCATTGATCGAACCTGACGAAGATACTCTTTACATGGTTACTCATAGGGTATTACATGAGGCGGAAGGTATAAGATATAAAAGGAGTGTAGAGATGGTGGCATAG
- a CDS encoding HypC/HybG/HupF family hydrogenase formation chaperone has translation MCLAVPSRIVEINDLLATVDVYGARKEISLLLLPEEAQIGDYVLVHAGFAIQKVDEVAANDALNLLKEIAETIGE, from the coding sequence ATGTGTCTTGCTGTCCCATCAAGAATTGTCGAGATAAATGATTTACTTGCTACTGTAGATGTTTATGGTGCTCGGAAAGAAATAAGCCTGCTGCTTCTTCCAGAGGAAGCACAAATAGGAGATTATGTATTAGTGCATGCAGGCTTTGCAATTCAAAAGGTAGATGAAGTTGCTGCAAATGATGCCCTCAATCTTTTAAAAGAGATTGCAGAAACTATTGGAGAATAA
- a CDS encoding HyaD/HybD family hydrogenase maturation endopeptidase translates to MNIALIGLGNILLKDEGVGVHVANTIKQRYTFSPDVEVIDGGTMGLDLLPLLEGRDKVLIVDAVDFAKEYGYISIIENEAIPSILNSKLSVHHINLSDVLFAAKLMDILPPEICLIGIQPKSIDVGLDMTDEINEKIETLIDAVIKKLNEWSVECVLLSHQELSR, encoded by the coding sequence TTGAATATAGCACTTATTGGTTTGGGTAATATACTTTTAAAAGATGAGGGCGTCGGGGTCCATGTAGCAAACACCATAAAACAAAGGTATACCTTTTCTCCCGATGTGGAGGTAATAGATGGTGGGACCATGGGCCTCGATCTTCTGCCATTACTTGAGGGTCGCGATAAAGTCCTGATTGTTGATGCAGTTGATTTTGCAAAAGAATATGGTTATATCAGTATAATTGAAAATGAAGCTATCCCTTCTATCCTTAATTCAAAACTCTCTGTCCATCATATAAATCTTTCTGATGTACTTTTTGCTGCAAAATTGATGGATATATTGCCTCCAGAAATATGTCTTATTGGCATACAGCCTAAATCTATTGATGTTGGTCTTGACATGACAGATGAGATTAATGAGAAAATAGAGACCTTGATAGATGCTGTTATCAAAAAATTGAATGAATGGAGCGTAGAATGTGTCTTGCTGTCCCATCAAGAATTGTCGAGATAA
- the cybH gene encoding Ni/Fe-hydrogenase, b-type cytochrome subunit → MLKRVYVWEFPVRLTHWINVFSIASLSITGYYIGNPFVHVISTEQYVMGWMRLIHFVAAYLFTMSFLIRIYWAIAGNRYANWKIFNPFSKGKFKELVDVTMFYLFLKKEPPKTVGHTACATYVYLGLFILFIVEILTGFAIYSQSHVGFLWKLMGGWMLSLFSAQTLRLYHHIIMWLIIAFSIAHVYIGWLLDRAERNGVMSSIFSGYKTVEEE, encoded by the coding sequence ATGTTAAAGAGGGTTTATGTCTGGGAATTTCCTGTAAGGCTGACTCACTGGATAAATGTCTTCAGTATAGCTTCTCTGTCAATTACAGGATATTATATTGGCAATCCGTTTGTTCATGTTATTTCCACTGAGCAGTATGTAATGGGATGGATGAGGCTTATACACTTTGTTGCTGCATATCTTTTTACAATGAGTTTTCTGATAAGGATATACTGGGCGATAGCTGGAAATAGGTATGCGAACTGGAAGATTTTTAATCCCTTCAGTAAAGGCAAATTCAAAGAATTAGTGGATGTAACGATGTTTTATCTGTTTCTGAAAAAAGAACCGCCTAAGACTGTGGGACATACTGCATGCGCCACTTATGTGTATCTTGGACTGTTTATCCTCTTCATCGTGGAGATTCTTACAGGGTTTGCTATTTACTCACAGAGCCATGTTGGTTTTTTATGGAAGCTCATGGGTGGCTGGATGCTGTCGCTGTTCAGTGCGCAGACCTTAAGGCTCTATCATCACATTATAATGTGGCTGATAATTGCCTTCTCTATTGCTCATGTTTATATAGGGTGGCTGCTGGACAGAGCAGAGAGGAATGGTGTTATGAGTTCTATATTCAGTGGATATAAGACAGTGGAGGAAGAATAA
- a CDS encoding hydrogenase small subunit, whose translation MYDDNLFDSLSRRGVSRRDFIKFCTAMAATLALPSGFVSQIAEALEKKQKPYLVWLEYQDCAGDTEALLRANKPTVAEIVLDILSVDYHETIMAAAGKQAEKSLMDVVKNHKGKYFVVVEGSIPLKDGGVYCCVGGRAAIDIAKEVCGNALATIAVGTCAAYGGLPAANPNPTGAVGVKEAVGGTVVNLPGCPVNVENITATIVHYLTFGSLPNLDGLGRPYFAFGKRIHDNCERRAHFDAGQFVRKWGDEGHRLGWCLYEMGCKGPSAYQNCPTMKYNEKTSWPVQAGHGCIGCATPNFWDTMTPFYRRLPKVPGFGVETTADKIGLGIAAVAAAGVAAHAIASTTKKREKTEE comes from the coding sequence ATGTATGACGACAATCTCTTTGACAGTCTTTCACGACGAGGGGTGTCAAGAAGGGACTTTATTAAGTTTTGCACTGCTATGGCAGCAACACTGGCGCTGCCATCGGGCTTTGTGTCCCAAATAGCAGAAGCACTTGAAAAGAAACAGAAGCCTTACCTTGTTTGGCTTGAATATCAGGACTGTGCTGGTGATACTGAGGCACTACTAAGGGCGAACAAACCCACTGTTGCCGAGATAGTGCTGGATATCTTATCAGTTGATTATCATGAAACTATAATGGCTGCTGCCGGAAAACAAGCAGAGAAATCACTTATGGATGTAGTCAAAAATCATAAAGGTAAATATTTTGTTGTTGTTGAAGGTTCTATCCCTCTGAAAGATGGTGGTGTTTATTGCTGTGTTGGTGGTAGGGCAGCAATTGATATTGCAAAAGAGGTGTGCGGAAATGCCCTTGCAACAATTGCTGTTGGCACATGTGCAGCATATGGAGGGCTGCCTGCGGCAAATCCAAATCCTACAGGTGCGGTTGGTGTAAAAGAAGCTGTTGGTGGAACTGTAGTCAACCTTCCGGGATGCCCTGTGAATGTAGAAAACATAACAGCAACCATAGTGCACTATCTTACATTTGGCTCTTTACCAAATCTTGATGGTCTTGGGCGTCCATATTTTGCATTTGGCAAGAGGATACATGATAATTGCGAAAGACGCGCCCATTTTGACGCTGGACAGTTTGTCAGAAAATGGGGAGACGAAGGTCACAGACTCGGCTGGTGCCTTTATGAAATGGGCTGTAAAGGTCCCTCAGCATATCAGAATTGCCCAACAATGAAATATAATGAAAAAACAAGTTGGCCGGTACAAGCGGGGCATGGCTGCATAGGATGTGCAACACCAAATTTCTGGGATACAATGACGCCTTTTTATAGAAGGCTTCCAAAGGTGCCTGGCTTTGGTGTTGAGACAACCGCTGACAAGATTGGGCTTGGTATTGCAGCAGTTGCAGCAGCGGGTGTGGCAGCACATGCCATAGCAAGCACAACAAAGAAAAGAGAAAAGACCGAAGAATAA
- the hypF gene encoding carbamoyltransferase HypF: MNRILISIKGIVQGVGFRPFIYNLAKSLNLKGYVKNTSDGVIIDVEGESLNEFIIFIRDKCPPIGKIESIETEKLPFNGYDDFIIVESIDTGRFTLISPDVSICNDCLKELLDPSDRRYLYPFINCTNCGPRYSITQRVPYDRPNTTMSVFNMCHECLSEYNDPRSRRFHAQPNACHECGPKLEFTPHSSQFTVNKKENPIEAAIELLKHGGIVAIKGLGGFHLCCDAENEDAVKRLRGKKRRSNKPFALMSPDIEAIRQFCEISDIEEKLLTDRRRPIVLLKKRGNGQEAIGRYRIGKRLPEEIAPNNKYLGFMLPYTPLHYLLFYYPPNQFTVHRSLFTAHFDALVMTSGNLSEEPVVISNDEAISKLSDIADAFVMHNRDIFMRVDDSVVKVIGGRHKISFIRRARGYTPEPIKLNDDGPDVLGCGADIKNTFTITRGSYAIVSQHIGDMENLETLKFFEETLDNLKQVYRANPVAIAYDLHPNYLSTQWALLQSQISNFKSQTNHKSQVLNFQYSSPITHHLLPVFYGIQHHYAHIASVMAEKGLKDKVIGVAFDGTGYGTDGNLWGGEFLICDLKGFERVAHFKYIPLPGSDRAIRECWRTAISYISQSVKMSEMSSAIQNPKFKIQNLRFDASLIWDCLDSIGFVDRYSRERIENILKLIDNKQFSPLSSGAGRLFDAVSAITGLCDENTFEGEAAIALENMVHSLRFTVHSEKYPYEILDTNTYSPMIVDFSEMILEIIKDIKLKKDKGLIVIKFHNTLIDVITETVDRISKKYRIRNVALSGGVFQNEYLLDGTISQLLASGFNVHTNEKVPCNDAGISLGQAYIAREMVKAKQLAE; the protein is encoded by the coding sequence ATGAATCGCATACTCATATCAATTAAAGGTATTGTTCAGGGCGTGGGTTTCAGGCCCTTTATTTATAATCTTGCAAAAAGTCTTAATCTCAAGGGTTATGTAAAAAATACATCTGATGGCGTCATCATAGATGTCGAGGGAGAGTCTCTTAATGAATTTATCATATTCATCCGGGATAAGTGCCCTCCGATTGGAAAAATAGAAAGCATCGAAACAGAAAAACTGCCTTTTAATGGCTATGATGATTTCATAATTGTCGAGAGTATTGATACAGGGAGATTCACGCTTATCTCTCCTGATGTTTCTATCTGTAATGACTGTCTGAAAGAACTACTCGATCCTTCTGACAGGCGCTATCTTTATCCATTTATAAATTGCACAAACTGCGGGCCTCGATATTCTATAACACAACGGGTTCCATATGATAGACCAAATACAACGATGTCAGTGTTTAATATGTGTCATGAATGCCTCTCTGAATATAATGACCCACGCAGCCGCAGATTTCATGCCCAACCCAATGCATGTCATGAGTGCGGGCCAAAATTAGAATTTACGCCTCACAGTTCACAGTTCACAGTCAATAAAAAAGAAAATCCGATAGAAGCAGCAATAGAATTATTAAAACATGGTGGAATTGTTGCTATCAAAGGACTTGGAGGTTTTCATCTCTGTTGTGATGCTGAAAATGAAGATGCTGTTAAGAGATTGAGGGGAAAAAAAAGACGTAGCAATAAGCCATTTGCTCTTATGTCTCCTGACATAGAAGCCATCAGGCAATTCTGTGAGATTTCTGACATAGAAGAAAAATTACTTACAGATAGACGCAGACCAATAGTGTTGCTCAAAAAAAGAGGCAATGGACAAGAGGCAATAGGTAGATACAGAATAGGTAAGAGGCTTCCTGAGGAGATTGCTCCAAATAACAAATATCTCGGCTTTATGCTTCCTTATACACCTTTACATTATCTTTTGTTTTATTATCCTCCCAATCAATTCACTGTTCACCGTTCACTGTTTACTGCTCATTTTGATGCCCTTGTCATGACAAGCGGTAATTTATCTGAAGAGCCCGTAGTCATAAGCAATGATGAGGCAATATCAAAACTTTCAGACATTGCAGATGCCTTTGTCATGCACAATAGGGATATTTTTATGAGGGTGGATGACTCTGTTGTCAAGGTGATAGGCGGTAGGCACAAAATATCTTTTATCCGCCGTGCCAGAGGTTATACTCCGGAGCCGATTAAGCTAAATGATGACGGACCTGATGTTTTAGGCTGTGGTGCTGATATTAAAAACACATTTACTATCACAAGAGGCAGTTATGCCATTGTAAGCCAGCATATTGGAGATATGGAAAACCTTGAGACTTTAAAATTTTTCGAAGAAACCCTTGATAATCTTAAACAGGTTTACAGAGCAAATCCTGTTGCTATTGCCTATGACCTGCATCCTAATTATTTATCCACACAATGGGCATTGTTGCAATCTCAAATCTCAAATTTCAAATCTCAAACAAATCACAAATCCCAAGTCTTAAATTTTCAATACTCGTCACCCATCACCCATCACCTATTGCCTGTTTTTTATGGCATTCAGCACCATTATGCACATATAGCATCTGTTATGGCTGAAAAGGGCTTGAAGGATAAGGTCATAGGGGTTGCATTTGATGGCACTGGATATGGGACAGATGGAAATCTCTGGGGTGGAGAATTTCTTATTTGTGATTTAAAAGGATTTGAAAGAGTTGCTCATTTTAAATATATTCCGCTGCCGGGCAGTGATAGGGCTATAAGGGAATGCTGGAGGACAGCAATAAGTTATATATCGCAAAGTGTCAAAATGTCAGAAATGTCTTCGGCGATTCAAAATCCAAAGTTTAAAATTCAAAATTTGAGATTTGATGCTTCTCTTATTTGGGATTGCCTTGATTCCATCGGGTTTGTTGACAGATATAGCAGAGAAAGAATTGAAAATATATTAAAACTCATCGACAATAAACAGTTCTCACCTCTTTCTTCAGGTGCTGGCAGGTTGTTTGATGCAGTATCTGCAATTACAGGGTTGTGTGATGAAAACACCTTTGAAGGTGAAGCTGCAATAGCATTGGAAAACATGGTTCATAGTTTACGGTTCACGGTTCACAGTGAGAAATATCCATATGAAATATTGGATACAAATACCTATTCACCTATGATTGTAGATTTTTCGGAGATGATTTTAGAGATAATTAAAGATATAAAACTCAAAAAGGATAAGGGTCTCATTGTTATTAAATTTCATAATACACTGATTGATGTGATAACAGAAACTGTTGACCGTATAAGTAAAAAATACAGGATAAGAAATGTTGCACTGAGCGGAGGTGTCTTTCAGAACGAATATCTCTTAGATGGCACAATTAGTCAGCTTTTAGCTTCAGGATTCAATGTCCATACAAATGAAAAGGTTCCATGTAATGACGCTGGCATATCACTTGGTCAGGCATATATTGCAAGAGAGATGGTTAAAGCAAAGCAATTAGCAGAATGA
- a CDS encoding metal-dependent transcriptional regulator, with the protein MEKERIDEALELLWELSEEGVSIINRFKLSSDDTDVDTLTQFLIDEGLVTVNGDNIRLTDKGNELAKGLIRRHRLAERLFIDVFDLSGDVVHEDACKMEHILSEELTDSVCTFLGHPTTCPHGKPIPRGDCCKKYRIDVQPVVVRLADFEVGQNGKILFITPSEVARIGRLSSIGIIPGTIIKLIQKRPSIVLQVDETTIAIDPELAKEIFVKKVT; encoded by the coding sequence ATGGAAAAAGAAAGGATTGATGAAGCACTGGAGCTTTTGTGGGAATTGAGTGAAGAAGGGGTCTCTATCATAAATAGATTTAAATTGAGTTCAGATGACACTGATGTTGATACCCTAACCCAGTTTCTGATAGATGAAGGGCTTGTTACTGTTAACGGCGATAATATAAGGCTTACTGACAAAGGCAATGAGTTAGCAAAGGGTCTTATAAGAAGGCACAGACTGGCAGAGAGACTTTTTATTGATGTTTTTGATCTTTCAGGAGATGTTGTTCATGAAGATGCTTGCAAAATGGAACATATACTCAGCGAAGAGCTTACAGATAGTGTATGCACATTTCTTGGACATCCTACTACATGCCCGCATGGAAAGCCAATTCCGAGAGGAGATTGCTGTAAGAAATACAGAATTGATGTACAGCCTGTTGTTGTAAGGCTTGCTGATTTCGAAGTAGGACAAAACGGGAAAATATTGTTCATTACACCGTCAGAGGTGGCGAGGATAGGACGGTTAAGCTCTATCGGTATTATTCCGGGAACGATAATAAAGTTAATACAGAAGAGGCCGTCGATTGTGCTTCAAGTAGATGAGACTACGATTGCTATAGACCCTGAACTCGCAAAGGAGATATTTGTTAAAAAGGTTACATAA
- a CDS encoding ribonuclease HII — translation MNKELTSIDPYEYDESIRKNGFGIIAGIDEAGRGPVAGPVVAAAVILPCGVRIEGIRDSKKIPEKEREILFYEILLNALCIGIGIVDANVIDRINILRATRQAMYAALVDLTNNMSIRPDIILIDALTIPSMDVKQMSIIKGDAKSASIAAASIIAKVVRDGIMKSYHSIYPQYGFDKHKGYATKAHLDKINKYGPCPIHRKSFQKVMDLVLPLEQS, via the coding sequence ATGAACAAAGAACTAACAAGCATAGACCCCTATGAATACGACGAATCCATTAGGAAGAATGGATTTGGTATAATCGCTGGGATAGATGAGGCTGGCAGGGGACCTGTGGCTGGTCCGGTTGTAGCGGCTGCTGTAATCTTACCTTGTGGCGTCAGAATAGAAGGGATAAGGGACTCAAAGAAGATACCTGAAAAAGAAAGGGAAATACTCTTTTATGAGATACTTCTCAATGCCTTGTGCATAGGCATCGGCATAGTTGATGCTAATGTAATTGACAGGATTAATATATTAAGAGCAACAAGGCAAGCAATGTATGCTGCACTGGTAGATTTAACAAATAATATGTCTATCAGACCTGATATAATCCTGATAGATGCCCTTACCATTCCGTCCATGGATGTAAAACAGATGTCTATTATAAAGGGTGATGCAAAAAGTGCCTCTATTGCTGCAGCATCAATTATTGCTAAGGTAGTAAGAGATGGAATTATGAAAAGCTATCATTCAATCTATCCGCAATACGGGTTTGATAAACATAAGGGCTATGCAACAAAGGCACATCTTGATAAAATAAATAAGTACGGACCATGTCCTATACACAGAAAAAGTTTTCAAAAGGTTATGGATTTAGTGTTACCGCTTGAACAGAGTTGA